The Chryseobacterium indologenes genomic sequence ATGCGTTTACGTCCGGATACATTTGTAATGCTCTTGTCACTGCTTTTGTAAAGAAAGACATAAAGCCAAGTCCTACTCCGTGTTTCTGAGCAAATTCTTCTTTATATTGCTTTCTTAATCTGAAGATTTCAGACATGTCAACTTCGTTAAACGTTGTTAACATCGCTGTTTCATTCTTCACAGAAACTAATCTCTGAGCGATTTTTCTTCTTAAAACTGAAAGTTTAGTCGTTGTAGTAGATCTTGAACCTGTAGCGGTAAGAGGGCTTCCTCCTAAAGCAGGAACTGCTGCCAATTCAGCATCAGTCTTAGTGATTCTTCCGTCTCTTCCTGTTCCTGAAACCTGTCCTGCATCAACTCCTTTTTCGTCAAGGATTTTCTTAGCAGCAGGAGATGGAGCTCCAGTAGCGTAAGTTTGTGTAGCAACAGCAACCGGAGCAGCTGGCTTCGGAGCTTCTTGTTTAGCAGGCTCAGCAGCTTTCGGAGCTTCTTCCTGTTTTGGAGCTTCGGCAGCCGGTGCACTACCTGCTGGTTTTGCAGCATCCATATCAATTAAACAAACTACCTGACCTACTTGTACTACATCACCTTCTTCTGCTTTTAAAGTGATAACACCACTTTGTTCTGCAGGCAATTCAAGAGTTGCTTTATCTGAATCCACTTCGGCGATAGGTTGATCTTTTTCTACATAATCACCATCTTTTACAAGCCAAGTTGCAATTTCAACTTCTGTAATTGATTCGCCCGGTGAAGGAACTTTCATTTCTAAAACTGACATATCGAGTATTTTTTATTTTTTAACTGATTATTATTTAAATTAAGCTGTAACGGGTCTTTTTGCAGGAGCATCATCTCTGTCGAAAACTCTGTTGATCACTGCATTCTGGTTTTTCTCAAACATTTTGTGGCTACCCGGAGCAGGAGCACCGCTTGGTACCGGAGAGATTACCTGGATTCCTGTATCTCTGAAGTTTCTTAAGATATAAGACCAAGCTCCCATGTTTTCAGGTTCTTCCTGAGCCCATACCAATTCTTTTCTGTTTTCATATTTATTGAAGATCGCTTCGATAGCATCGGTTTGAAGCGGATATAACTGCTCAAATCTTACTAAGGCAATGTTTTCACAGTTTAATTCTTCTTTCTTCGCTAATAATTCGAAGTATAGTTTACCTGAACAAAGAACTAATTTTTCTACTTTTTTAGGGTCTGCAGTAGGATCGTCTAAGATAGGCTGGAATGAACCGTTTGCAAAATCTTCAAGTGGAGAAACTACTTTAGGATGTCTCAATAAAGATTTAGGGCTCATTACTACCAACGGCTTTCTGAATGCCCATTTCAACTGTCTTCTCAATAAGTGGAAATAGTTGGCAGGAGAAGTGATATTAGCGACTACCATGTTCTCGTTAGCACAAAGGGTAAGGAATCTCTCTAATCTTGCTGAAGAGTG encodes the following:
- the odhB gene encoding 2-oxoglutarate dehydrogenase complex dihydrolipoyllysine-residue succinyltransferase, whose translation is MSVLEMKVPSPGESITEVEIATWLVKDGDYVEKDQPIAEVDSDKATLELPAEQSGVITLKAEEGDVVQVGQVVCLIDMDAAKPAGSAPAAEAPKQEEAPKAAEPAKQEAPKPAAPVAVATQTYATGAPSPAAKKILDEKGVDAGQVSGTGRDGRITKTDAELAAVPALGGSPLTATGSRSTTTTKLSVLRRKIAQRLVSVKNETAMLTTFNEVDMSEIFRLRKQYKEEFAQKHGVGLGFMSFFTKAVTRALQMYPDVNASIDGDFKVNYDFCDISIAVSGPKGLMVPVLRNAENMSFSAVEANIKDLAVKVRDGKITVDEMTGGTFTITNGGTFGSMMSTPIINPPQSAILGMHNIIQRPVAVDGQVVIRPMMYVAMSYDHRIIDGKESVGFLVAVKEGIDNPVEILLGGDERKGLGL